One genomic region from Gossypium hirsutum isolate 1008001.06 chromosome D13, Gossypium_hirsutum_v2.1, whole genome shotgun sequence encodes:
- the LOC107919059 gene encoding beta-amyrin 28-monooxygenase has translation MHPFSISIFIATKMKLAAAMDAFDSLMPYLLHLVLLYVSAGLFYFLYKHKSSGGGGGATPNLPPGKKGLPYIGETLDFVLASRRGTPEKFVTDRTTKYSPDVFRTSLLGEDMAVFCGAAGNKFLFSGQNKYVTSWWPDSIKKALMDPSSVDNSSKEESTKLRAYLPPFLKPESLQHFIPVMDIMAKEHLNQHWSPYNEVQVFPLSKKYTFALACRLFMSVTDDSEIENFAKPFALATAGLMSVPIDLPGTTFNRAVKAGRLIRQRLLALITKKKNEILDKGKRVASDLVDSMLMDGMTEVEIGNKIVGFFIASHDTTSTAITFIVSYLSDYPEVYNRVLEEQMEVLRCKEAGEPLRWEDLQKMKYTWCVACEVMRLAPPANGSFREAITDFTYAGYTIPKGWKAFWMVHTTHKNPKYFPDPERFDPSRFEGNGPAPYSFVPFGGGPRMCPGKEYARLEILTFIHNLLTTFKWVKLNPNEKISYIPSPIPKEGLPIKIQPVLN, from the exons ATGCATCCATTCTCCATTTCAATTTTCATAGCTACCAAGATGAAGCTTGCAGCAGCCATGGACGCCTTTGATTCTTTGATGCCATACTTACTCCACTTGGTGCTTCTATACGTCTCTGCTGGTctcttttactttctttacaaaCACAAATCTagcggcggcggcggcggcgcCACCCCCAACCTCCCTCCTGGTAAAAAGGGTCTTCCATATATCGGTGAAACCTTGGATTTTGTGTTGGCGTCCAGAAGGGGAACTCCTGAGAAATTCGTGACTGATAGAACTACCAAATATTCACCCGATGTGTTTCGCACATCACTGCTTGGAGAAGACATGGCAGTCTTCTGCGGCGCCGCTGGTAACAAGTTCCTTTTCTCCGGCCAAAACAAATATGTCACTTCATGGTGGCCGGATTCTATTAAGAAAGCTTTGATGGATCCATCCAGTGTTGACAATTCTTCCAAAGAAGAATCCACTAAACTTCGGGCCTATCTGCCTCCTTTTCTCAAGCCTGAGTCCCTGCAACATTTCATACCAGTCATGGATATAATGGCGAAAGAGCACCTAAATCAACATTGGTCGCCGTATAATGAAGTCCAAGTTTTCCCACTCTCCAAGAAGTACACATTCGCACTGGCTTGTCGTCTTTTCATGAGCGTCACGGATGACAGCGAGATCGAGAACTTTGCCAAGCCATTTGCTCTTGCCACTGCGGGTCTCATGTCGGTTCCCATAGATCTTCCAGGTACAACTTTCAATCGGGCAGTGAAGGCAGGTAGACTGATTCGACAACGGCTTTTAGCCCTCATTACCAAGAAGAAAAATGAGATATTGGATAAAGGGAAAAGAGTAGCCTCAGACTTGGTTGATAGCATGCTGATGGATGGTATGACTGAGGTTGAGATCGGGAATAAGATTGTGGGCTTCTTCATTGCCAGCCATGACACAACAAGTACTGCCATCACCTTCATTGTTAGCTATCTTTCGGATTATCCAGAAGTATATAACAGAGTCCTTGAAG AACAAATGGAAGTATTAAGATGCAAGGAGGCAGGGGAGCCATTGAGATGGGAAGATTTACAGAAGATGAAGTATACATGGTGCGTGGCATGCGAAGTAATGAGGTTGGCTCCGCCTGCTAATGGATCTTTCAGAGAGGCCATAACCGACTTCACTTACGCAGGTTACACAATTCCAAAAGGATGGAAG GCGTTCTGGATGGTGCATACAACGCACAAGAATCCGAAATACTTCCCGGATCCAGAGAGATTTGATCCATCAAGGTTTGAAGGGAATGGTCCTGCACCCTACTCCTTTGTACCATTTGGGGGAGGTCCTCGAATGTGCCCTGGCAAGGAGTATGCTCGACTCGAAATCCTCACCTTCATCCACAACCTGCTCACCACTTTCAAATGGGTTAAACTCAATCCCAATGAGAAGATTTCCTACATTCCATCACCCATTCCTAAGGAGGGTCTTCCCATCAAAATCCAACCCGTTCTAAATTAA